In the genome of Pirellulales bacterium, the window CCGCCGTTGAAGATGAAGTCGCGCTTGTGGGTGCCGCCGCTGTTGTTGATCGCCGACGAAAAATCAAAACGCGTGTTGTTTGCTGCGCCGCTGTCTAAATCAAGATAAATGTCGATCGACGTCACATACGGCTGAAACACCGTGGGCACGGCGTTGCCCGCGCCGTAGTTGTAGCCGCCCCAGTTCGTGTACACCGAAGGCGTTCCGTACACAGCGTGGTAATTGCCGGCGGCCGAGGGGATGCCGCTGGTCCCGCTGGGGGTTTGAATCGCGTTCGTCCAGCCGGCGGTGTCGGTCTCAAAGCCATTGAAATACACCACCGCCGCGCGCGACGGCGCCGCCACCAGCAAACAGAGGGAAGCGGCCAGCGCCAAGCGTGCTGTTTTCTTCATCGCACTCTCCTTGGGATGTTGCTCGACCGTGGGTCGCGGCGAGCGAGGGTCGTACGGCCGCGCATGACATAGCGCGGTCGCCGAAGAGGTCCTGCCCATGCGGCGAACGACATCCTTCGCCGTACGGAATGAAGCCTGCCCGTCTACCTAACTAGACGTCGGCCGTGCCCTAAATCGGACGCGCTTTGCCAAAAAAAAGCGGAAACTTCCTGCCCAAAGCTCACGTCCCGCTTTCCAAGCGCTGCGCCAACGCGCTAAGCGCCACGCATGCGGTCGGAGCGCTAAACCAATCCCCCACCACGGAGTGATGCGCGAGTCAGCCATGCGCCCTGCACTGCCGCCGCACAGCGCGCGGCTAGTGCCTTCTCCCCGGCCCGTGGGGAGAAGGTGAAGCGCGCGGAAAAACTCCCCTGGCCCTTAGCTCTTCTTGCGGCTGCGCCGGTGCGCCACCAGGGCGCTGGCGCCCAATAGCGACCAGATCGCCACGCTCGCCGGCTGCAGGTCGGATGATTTACGCCTCATCGGTGGCGGAATCGCACCAATAACACGAATCCGCCGAGCGCCGCGAGCACGAGGGCCGATGGCTCAGGGATGGGCTCGACCTCGAAGTTATAGGTCGTCGCAGCGCTACCAACGAAGCCGATCGTGATATTATCGACATACCCGGCGTATGTGCCCCATCCCGAGCCAATGCCGGAGCTAAGGCCGTAGACGACGCTATTGGCATCCATGTGCAGGCCACCGCCCGAGGGCGTGAAGCCGCCTGCGGACCCCCACACAGAAAGGGATTGCCAGTTGCCTGCGGTATCGAAATTTCCATTGCCAAACCAGACCTGCCACAGATTGGCGGCGGACACGTCGTCGGTATTCCATTGGTCGGTGGGCACCGAATTGTCTGTTTGATAGGCACGCTCGTAGACCAGATAGCCACGATCGTTGGCAGTGCCGAAATTACCGTCGGCATCGACGTAGAGCCGCAGCACAGTGTGTTGCGACGCGGCGCTGGATGAGCTCTTGTACCAGTCGTAAGCCAGACTGTTGATGCCGGCGAGGGTTCCCATCGAAACTAAGCCACCGAGGCCGTTGGTATTGAGGTACTCGAGATCGCTCTTCGAACTAGGGCCGCTCGGGCCTTGCGTGCCGTTGAACCAGGCCGAACCGTTGCCACTGCGTGGATTGTTGGTTCGAATGCCGACGTGACCGTTGTTGCGAACGTTGTTGTATGTCCACCCGCTCGCGCCCAGCGCTGCGCCTGGAGTCGAAGGGGTAGTGTTTGTTCCCGTGGCATTGGTGAAGTCGTCACCCGGCGCGACATTGTTTGCAGGAACCACGACATTGGCAGCATGGACTGGAAGGGAGGCGGCAATTGCCAATGCCGCGCTGAGCACGGCAGGGATGAGCAATCGAGGTTGCGTGACAATCATGGTGTTTGAATCTTTATCGCATAATACAGATCTGAGTATGGTCATTAGCGTTCTCTCTCTTGGTTACGAAAATGTCTGGCTAGGCATTTCATTGATGGTGCGCCCAGGTGCGATTTCCGGTCGCGATTTTGACTCTTCTCATTGCGAAAGGTGAGCTCGTTTCATCGCACTCTCCTTGGGATGTTGCTCGACCGTGGGTCGCGGCGAGCGTGGGTCGTACGGCCGCGCATGACATAGCGCGGTCGCCGAAGAGGTCCTGCCCATGCGGCGAACGACATCCTTCGCCGTACGGAATGAAGCCTGCCCGTCTACCTAACTAGACGTCGGCCGTGCCCTAAATCGGACGCGCTTTGCCAAAAAAAAGAAGAAAATTCCTGCGCAAAGCTCACGTCGCGCTTTCCAGGCGATGCGCCAGCGCGCTGAACGCCGCGCATCCGGTCGGAGCGCTAAACCAATCCCCCGCCACGGAGTGATGCGCGAGTCAGCCATGCGCCATCCGCCAAGTGCCATCCGACCTGACTGGCCGGCGCATAACGGGCATAGCTGACTCCCTCGGCGCCTCCGCGCCTCGGCGGTGAACACAAACGCCGCCCCCTACCACCCGCAGGCTACGCCAACAACTCTTTCACCACCCGCGCCGGCTCCACCCCCGTCAACTTCTGGTCGAGTCCCTGGAACGGGAATGTGAATCGCTCATGCTCAAAGCCCAACAGGTGCAAGAGCGTGGCGTGGAAGTCGCGGATATGCACGCCGTCTTTCACGATGTTGTAAGAGAAGTCGTCGGTCTCGCCGTAGATCGTCCCCCCCTTGATGCCTCCCCCCGCCATCCAGATGGTGAAACAGCGCGGGTGATGATCGCGGCCGTAGTTCTCGTGGCTCAAGCCCCCTTGCGAGTACACCGTGCGCCCGAACTCGCCTCCCCACACGATCAGCGTTTCGTCGAGCAGCCCCCGCTGCTTCAAGTCTTGCACCAGGCCGTAGCATGCCTGATCGACATCGCGACACTGGTCGGGCAGGCGCCCCGCCACGTTCGAGTGCGTGTCCCAGTTGTTGTGATACACCTGCACAAACCGCACTCCGCGCTCCACCAATCGCCGCGCCATCAGTGCCGTGTTGGCAAAGCTGCCCGGCTTCTTCGCCTCTTCGCCATACAGCTTGTAGGTCGTTTCGGTCTCTTGCGACAAGTCGGTCAGCTCCGGCACGCTGGTCTGCATGCGATAGGCCAGTTCGTACTGCTCGATGCGCGTGCGCGTCTCCGGGTCGCCGATCTGTTGATAGGTCAACTCGTTGAGCGCCTTGAGCCCGTCGAGCGTCTTGCGACGCACCGCCGACGACACGCCGTCGGGATTGCTGATGAACAAGATCGGATCGCCCGCCGCGCGAAAGGTGACGCCGGCATGTTCGCCCGGCAAGAAACCGCTCGACCACAAGCGCCCCGAGATCGCCTGCACCTGTTCGGTGTTGGATGGCTTGGCCACCAGCACCACGAAGGTCGGCAGGTCCAGGTTCATCGATCCCAGGCCGTACGACGTCCAAGATCCCAGGCACGGCTTGCCCGTGATCTGGTTGCCGGTCTGAATGTAGCTGATCGCCGGCTCGTGATTGATCGCCTCGGTGTACATGCTGCGCACAAAGCAGAGGTCGTCGACCATCTTCGAGGTGTGCGGCAACAGCTCGCAGGTCCACATCCCGCACTCGCCGTGCTGCGCGAACTTGTACTTGCTCGGCGCCACCGGAAACCGCGATTGCCCGCTGGTCATTGTCGTCAGTCGTTGTCCCATCCGCACCGACTCGGGCAGGTCCTTGTCGTAAAACTCCGCCATCTGCGGTTTGTAGTCATACATATCCTGCTGCGGCGGTCCCCCCACCATATGCAGGTAAATGACATGCTTCGCCTTGCCAGGAAAATGCGCCAGCGAGTTTGGCGCCGCGATCGTCGGCGGCGTGGAGGTGGCTTCGTTGGCAACGATCCGTTTGCCCGCCACACTGGCCAGCGCCGCCCAGCCCAGCGCGTGCGACCCACGCTCAAAGAAGTATCGTCGGGTGATCGCCTGTCCAAATTCTTGCTGTGGATTCATGTGCAACACTTCCCAGCCGGTGGCGCGGACGAAAAAATCGCCCGCCTGGCCATCTACTTTGTCAACACTTCGTCCAGATTCATCAATTCGTTGGCCAGCATCGTCCAGGCGGCCAACTCCACGGGGTCGAGCTTCGCGTCGGCCTTCGATTCGCCCACGGCGATCAACCGCCGCGCCTCGTCGGGCACTTCGGCAAACGACGCCAATAGCGCATCGAGCGATGCGCGCACCACCGGCGCCTCCTCAGCGCGCCACGGCCGCGCCAACAGCCGCCTCGCCAACTGGTCGAGCCGCGCGTCGGTGTCGCTTCCCGCTTCCAGCAGCACGCTCTGCGCCAAGTTCCGCGCCGCCTCCACAAACTGCGTGTCGTTCAAGGTCACCAAGGCCTG includes:
- a CDS encoding DUF1501 domain-containing protein; amino-acid sequence: MNPQQEFGQAITRRYFFERGSHALGWAALASVAGKRIVANEATSTPPTIAAPNSLAHFPGKAKHVIYLHMVGGPPQQDMYDYKPQMAEFYDKDLPESVRMGQRLTTMTSGQSRFPVAPSKYKFAQHGECGMWTCELLPHTSKMVDDLCFVRSMYTEAINHEPAISYIQTGNQITGKPCLGSWTSYGLGSMNLDLPTFVVLVAKPSNTEQVQAISGRLWSSGFLPGEHAGVTFRAAGDPILFISNPDGVSSAVRRKTLDGLKALNELTYQQIGDPETRTRIEQYELAYRMQTSVPELTDLSQETETTYKLYGEEAKKPGSFANTALMARRLVERGVRFVQVYHNNWDTHSNVAGRLPDQCRDVDQACYGLVQDLKQRGLLDETLIVWGGEFGRTVYSQGGLSHENYGRDHHPRCFTIWMAGGGIKGGTIYGETDDFSYNIVKDGVHIRDFHATLLHLLGFEHERFTFPFQGLDQKLTGVEPARVVKELLA